GGGTGAGGGAAACCAGGAGGAGCAGTTGTATCAGAATTATTCTCACCATCTATATCAACCGAGGCTCCCTGTTCAGTGCTTCTCATAGCAGACTGAGTTGTGTCAAGCATGGCATGCTGCAGTTCAAAGTATTGTATGAGCTACTCGTGGTTTTCATTCTGGCTGATGGAACCAAGAACCACCTCCCTATTTTTCTAAAACGCTGTCTTGAGCAGTATTATAGAGTAATACtttctccgttcacaaatataagaagtTCTAATTTTTTTGTGAATCGGGTACATATACACATTTTAGTgcatttgttcactcatttcaatccgcatgtagtccatattgaaatatctaaaacatcttatatttgtgaacagagggagtgGTTTTTTTTAGGGATAGCAATAGTTTATTTTGAATTTTTGCTTCCCTAGTTTTTTTGATTTTCGCTAGTACCTCACGGTCGTATATTTATTTTAGAATAGGGATCCTTCTCATACTCTTGATGTATTGGTTAGAACAAGTGGAGATGAATGGCGCAGATAATAAGAAGTAACAAAACCAGGTCAACAATTCATCTCTTATATGTCAATGTTCCTTTCTTCAGCTTTTTTTTCATTTACATCACCGACAGTCAGTTTTCACCAATCGGTTATCTGTACATCTATACACTGTATGATCCTAATCCTTATCCCTCACCGTCATTTCCAATCCCTGAAGAGCTATGATCCTAGGTCCTACAACATCTTGTTTCTTGTCAGTGTGGGGGTACAACACAACACTCGTCACAAGGCAACCAGTGGCGTCGCGCCTCTGCTGTCGAAGCTGGGGAGATTGTCGTCAAAGAGCTGCTCCATCCTGAATATCTTGTCAATCCCCAGGTCACCCGAGATCCTATCGCAGAGCTGCAAAAATAAATTTCAAGAAAGCAGCATCATTAAGTCATTCACTCAATAACCACCAGCACTCAAGATGTGTAGAGTGAAGTTATGGCAGTGGCAAATCTAGTTGCTGTTAGCACTCTTGCCTACCTGTCTGTACACTGCAGGGTCACCGTGGGACTTCCTAAGCTCAACAACATGCAGAGAGGGGCCGAGCTCAAACACCTGGGATAGAAAAGCAGCACCCTAGATGTTAGCAGCTGATCTCCATCGGTTATCATTCCCATGCATTTCACTGAAGAAAAGTGCAGCTCGCCGAATTATACCTCGACACAGACTAAGAATGGCAAAGGGTTGTTCGCTCCATTGCAATTGCCCGTTATTTTGAGCTGAAATATAACACGGCACATCATTTTCAGTTCCTTCAAAAGTTGTACTCAATAATGTGATGACGAAAAATCTCTACAATGTGATGATGAGAAGCTTGTGCTCACCTTGCTATGCACTCTTTGAACGTGGAGCCCCGATTGCGTTGCCGTTACTTCAATCTTGTTGAACAAATCCTTCGGTGGAAGTGCTGATGTGAACCTGATCTTTCTCTGGGACACTCCCTGCAATAAGTCCAACTGGATGAGATGAGTTGTTCTATGAGGCCGCAGTGGCAGCATTCAGTGATCATCTTGATCTAAAACATCTTGAGAAACTATGCATATGATTTTTCTTCCCAATTTTGCAGATTAAATCATTCTGATTATAGCAAGGGAGGCACAAGAAAGAAattactgaaaatatttttataCCTCTTCCTCAAAAAACCCAGAAAGATCGAGGGAAGATGCCATTCCGATCAGCTGAAAAGCGTTCATCTGACGAGTACTCTTGTCCCCAGGTGTTTCACTAATTTGCTTCTGGatagaaaaaggaaacaaaaaatcaCCTATCAGCGGCTACAAATACGCAACACAGATGCCTATATTAGGTCATAAATTGGTCTTCAGCATTAAACAGTTTGTGTCATCTTGCCATACCTGTTTCACAGGCAGAATTGCACCAAGCCgtacatcttcatcatcgtcatcatatgGACCAACATGAATATAGTCTTTCTGAAACCATTCGTGTTGTTTGATCTCTGCCATGTTGATTCTCTTCATCGGATTTGGTTCAAGAATCCTCTTAATAATGTTTTGTGCACCAGGCGAAAGCCACTCCGGGATCTTAGCGTCACCCTTGAAAATCTACACGCAACCACATAACAGTAGTATTATTGGAATGGAATCATAGAACTATCAGAACAAAGCACCAGATATCACTTaagtttttagtttttttttaaatGAATGTCTACCTTCTGATAAAGAACAACCATATTTCGGTCATCAAACGGAAGCTGGCCTATGAGCATTATGTAAAGAATTACTCCACAAGACCAGATATCCGACAGTGATCCGTCATAACCTCTGTTCTGCAGAACCTGGATATATTTGGCACGAGAATTAGCAAATATATCGTAAAACAGATAACTCGTCCCAAGGTGGCTAGTCTTTTACCTCAGGTGCAATATAGTTGGGGCTACCACAGGTTGTATGCAGTAATCCATCCTTCTGAAAAGTTGCAGACTTTAAATTGAACGAAATGAAAATATCCTCGCAACAGAAAAATCAACGAAAATATAATGATCAATACAAGGAAATTTTTCTGCCATACCCCGAGATGTTGAGGTAAAGCACATAGACCAAAATCAGAGATCTTGATGTTGCCTTTTCGGTCAATCAGAACGTTTTCAGGCTGTAACATGTAGCAGTAGGATAAGTCAGGAGAACACAGAGCAATCAACCATAATGCCATGATATATGAGAAATAATTATGTTAGATAATTGTTTGCCCCAGATtcttcaaaagaaaagaaaagaaaacttcaGTCGCCAGTACCTTAAGGTCTCTGTGGTAGACACCCTTTCCATGGCAATAGCTCACGCCATCAATTAGCTGCTGAAAAAGTCTTCTTCCTTCTCGTTCGGATAGTTTTcccttcattgccttttatttgcaGGAAAAAAATCAACTCAAAGTGTTAGAACTGACCAATGTACCTGGCAGAGAATTTTATAATGCAAAGCAAGCTTTCAGATAGTTGAAAGTAAAAGTTATAGGGGCTTACAATCCTGTCAAACAGTTCTCCTCCATTGACAAACTCAAGCACCATGTAGATCTTTGTTTTGCTAGCAGCAACCTGAATCAAGAGTTAAAAGAATTACAGGATTAATATTACGACACTGATATTATTTAAACGGGCCACGTCGATGAATTCATATGCTCATGTGCACCACAAGAGACCCAAAGAAATTCTGTCTCTCAGAAAATAAATAGTAAGATCATGGCATAGTCATAAAGATAGGGACGGGGCAGCAGCTGGTTGGCATTATTGGATATACTTGACGGCTACACATGCGATCCAAATCAAGCATTAATCCTAAAATAGAGAAGTGAATGGCCTGGAGCTGAATCTGCCTCCAACTCCACGTGCTGCTACAGGTCTAGTGGTCTACGCGCAACGCGCTACGTATAGACAAATGCTAATATCCAATGCAATCCCTACAGGCTACAATTATTGATAAGTGCTATGAATGTACGAAAACATATATAGACAAATACATTATGATGGTGCTTGCAATCCCCACGTTCTTTTTTCAAGGAATTTCCGGTTGATAATTGCAGCTGTGGCGTGCCCGGATGTACTGATACGTTATCGCCGCCCCGAGTACAAGCCTCCCGCAACCGTCGACTTGACAGAACATTCTCCTTATACTACCCCATAGAAGACCAACGGGCTCTTTCCCCCTCCGGCGTCAAATTTTTAAATAATTGCAGCACGATTCTTCCCGGTCATCAAGCTGGTCAATGTTTTGTAACCCAGTTCGACATCCTCCATGTGTAACGCGGAATGAAGTTGTATATATAGACTATTAATATACAAAGtagaatcccgaaattataggtttGTGTTGCTACGAATGTAGGAAAACATATGTAGATAAATAAACATTATGATGATGATGCTTGTAATCTCCACCACGAACTATCCCTTTCCTTAAGGAATCTCTGGTTGATAATTGTAGCGTCATTCCAACCGTGGCGTGCCCGTAGTTCAAGCACCCTTGCTCGCAAGCTCGACAAGGTATTtaaaatttaaaaatattttttcCACAGTTTCTCCACCAAGGGTACTCAATCTATGGTTTCTAAACTTTCTATACACGCATCTAGCACCGAGAGAAGAACAGGAGCCGAGATCGCGATTACTACTAGTGAGTAGTACTAATTACCTCGTGGAGGCGGACGACGTTTGGGTGCGCGAGCATGGTGAGCGTGGCGATCTCCCTGCGGACCTGGTCGTCGGCGCCGCGGAGGGAGAGCACCCTG
The sequence above is a segment of the Triticum dicoccoides isolate Atlit2015 ecotype Zavitan chromosome 1A, WEW_v2.0, whole genome shotgun sequence genome. Coding sequences within it:
- the LOC119364101 gene encoding CBL-interacting protein kinase 17-like isoform X1, which encodes MVATGDAEEAAAGCRARAALLGAYELGRTLGEGSFGKVKHARHRATGGHFAVKILDRGRVLSLRGADDQVRREIATLTMLAHPNVVRLHEVAASKTKIYMVLEFVNGGELFDRIAMKGKLSEREGRRLFQQLIDGVSYCHGKGVYHRDLKPENVLIDRKGNIKISDFGLCALPQHLGSATFQKDGLLHTTCGSPNYIAPEVLQNRGYDGSLSDIWSCGVILYIMLIGQLPFDDRNMVVLYQKIFKGDAKIPEWLSPGAQNIIKRILEPNPMKRINMAEIKQHEWFQKDYIHVGPYDDDDEDVRLGAILPVKQKQISETPGDKSTRQMNAFQLIGMASSLDLSGFFEEEGVSQRKIRFTSALPPKDLFNKIEVTATQSGLHVQRVHSKLKITGNCNGANNPLPFLVCVEVFELGPSLHVVELRKSHGDPAVYRQLCDRISGDLGIDKIFRMEQLFDDNLPSFDSRGATPLVAL
- the LOC119364101 gene encoding CBL-interacting protein kinase 17-like isoform X2, with product MVATGDAEEAAAGCRARAALLGAYELGRTLGEGSFGKVKHARHRATGGHFAVKILDRGRVLSLRGADDQVRREIATLTMLAHPNVVRLHEVAASKTKIYMVLEFVNGGELFDRIAMKGKLSEREGRRLFQQLIDGVSYCHGKGVYHRDLKPENVLIDRKGNIKISDFGLCALPQHLGSATFQKDGLLHTTCGSPNYIAPEVLQNRGYDGSLSDIWSCGVILYIMLIGQLPFDDRNMVVLYQKIFKGDAKIPEWLSPGAQNIIKRILEPNPMKRINMAEIKQHEWFQKDYIHVGPYDDDDEDVRLGAILPVKQQISETPGDKSTRQMNAFQLIGMASSLDLSGFFEEEGVSQRKIRFTSALPPKDLFNKIEVTATQSGLHVQRVHSKLKITGNCNGANNPLPFLVCVEVFELGPSLHVVELRKSHGDPAVYRQLCDRISGDLGIDKIFRMEQLFDDNLPSFDSRGATPLVAL
- the LOC119364101 gene encoding CBL-interacting protein kinase 17-like isoform X4, translating into MVATGDAEEAAAGCRARAALLGAYELGRTLGEGSFGKVKHARHRATGGHFAVKILDRGRVLSLRGADDQVRREIATLTMLAHPNVVRLHEVAASKTKIYMVLEFVNGGELFDRIAMKGKLSEREGRRLFQQLIDGVSYCHGKGVYHRDLKPENVLIDRKGNIKISDFGLCALPQHLGKDGLLHTTCGSPNYIAPEVLQNRGYDGSLSDIWSCGVILYIMLIGQLPFDDRNMVVLYQKIFKGDAKIPEWLSPGAQNIIKRILEPNPMKRINMAEIKQHEWFQKDYIHVGPYDDDDEDVRLGAILPVKQQISETPGDKSTRQMNAFQLIGMASSLDLSGFFEEEGVSQRKIRFTSALPPKDLFNKIEVTATQSGLHVQRVHSKLKITGNCNGANNPLPFLVCVEVFELGPSLHVVELRKSHGDPAVYRQLCDRISGDLGIDKIFRMEQLFDDNLPSFDSRGATPLVAL
- the LOC119364101 gene encoding CBL-interacting protein kinase 17-like isoform X3; protein product: MVATGDAEEAAAGCRARAALLGAYELGRTLGEGSFGKVKHARHRATGGHFAVKILDRGRVLSLRGADDQVRREIATLTMLAHPNVVRLHEVAASKTKIYMVLEFVNGGELFDRIAMKGKLSEREGRRLFQQLIDGVSYCHGKGVYHRDLKPENVLIDRKGNIKISDFGLCALPQHLGKDGLLHTTCGSPNYIAPEVLQNRGYDGSLSDIWSCGVILYIMLIGQLPFDDRNMVVLYQKIFKGDAKIPEWLSPGAQNIIKRILEPNPMKRINMAEIKQHEWFQKDYIHVGPYDDDDEDVRLGAILPVKQKQISETPGDKSTRQMNAFQLIGMASSLDLSGFFEEEGVSQRKIRFTSALPPKDLFNKIEVTATQSGLHVQRVHSKLKITGNCNGANNPLPFLVCVEVFELGPSLHVVELRKSHGDPAVYRQLCDRISGDLGIDKIFRMEQLFDDNLPSFDSRGATPLVAL